A single region of the Nomia melanderi isolate GNS246 chromosome 12, iyNomMela1, whole genome shotgun sequence genome encodes:
- the LOC143174137 gene encoding E3 ubiquitin-protein ligase RNF180-like isoform X3, whose protein sequence is MEVKCKLCRKNLFNNKPIQLLTSHSEIKQNLVDIGCGNTNDTDSSSYLPIENVPEWIVNIVNQESWTKGRLYCPHCNNRIGSFNFVNELKCDCGQFITPPIRITNSKVDIKLN, encoded by the exons ATGGAAGTGAAATGCAAACTTTGCAGAAAGAATCTCTTCAACAACAAACCTATACAGTTATTAACTTCACATagtgaaataaaacagaatttgGTGGATATAGGATGTGGTAATACAAATGATACAGATTCTTCATCATACCTACCAATAGAAAATGTACCAGAATGGATTGTAAACATTGTAAATCAA GAATCTTGGACCAAGGGTAGACTATATTGTCCACATTGTAATAATCGTATaggttcatttaattttgtaaatgaattgaaatgtgATTGTGGTCAATTTATAACACCCCCTATCAGAATAACAAACAGTAAAGTAGATATTAAACTCAATTAA
- the LOC143174137 gene encoding E3 ubiquitin-protein ligase RNF180-like isoform X2 — MAMEVKCKLCRKNLFNNKPIQLLTSHSEIKQNLVDIGCGNTNDTDSSSYLPIENVPEWIVNIVNQESWTKGRLYCPHCNNRIGSFNFVNELKCDCGQFITPPIRITNSKVDIKLN; from the exons gcAATGGAAGTGAAATGCAAACTTTGCAGAAAGAATCTCTTCAACAACAAACCTATACAGTTATTAACTTCACATagtgaaataaaacagaatttgGTGGATATAGGATGTGGTAATACAAATGATACAGATTCTTCATCATACCTACCAATAGAAAATGTACCAGAATGGATTGTAAACATTGTAAATCAA GAATCTTGGACCAAGGGTAGACTATATTGTCCACATTGTAATAATCGTATaggttcatttaattttgtaaatgaattgaaatgtgATTGTGGTCAATTTATAACACCCCCTATCAGAATAACAAACAGTAAAGTAGATATTAAACTCAATTAA
- the LOC143174137 gene encoding E3 ubiquitin-protein ligase RNF180-like isoform X1 — translation MDSYFAVQAMEVKCKLCRKNLFNNKPIQLLTSHSEIKQNLVDIGCGNTNDTDSSSYLPIENVPEWIVNIVNQESWTKGRLYCPHCNNRIGSFNFVNELKCDCGQFITPPIRITNSKVDIKLN, via the exons gcAATGGAAGTGAAATGCAAACTTTGCAGAAAGAATCTCTTCAACAACAAACCTATACAGTTATTAACTTCACATagtgaaataaaacagaatttgGTGGATATAGGATGTGGTAATACAAATGATACAGATTCTTCATCATACCTACCAATAGAAAATGTACCAGAATGGATTGTAAACATTGTAAATCAA GAATCTTGGACCAAGGGTAGACTATATTGTCCACATTGTAATAATCGTATaggttcatttaattttgtaaatgaattgaaatgtgATTGTGGTCAATTTATAACACCCCCTATCAGAATAACAAACAGTAAAGTAGATATTAAACTCAATTAA